The genomic DNA AATTTCTAAATCTCGACCATAAGCCTCATAGTCAATATAATTTTGTAAATGAGTAGGAACTTCACCTAAAGCGCCTGTTTCCTCAATCAAGTAATACGCTAAATCACTCATGTCATTACAATCTGGATAATAAACAATATTATCCAGATGCTCCACCATTTCTTCAAATGAATTGAAGAAAGCGTGTTGAATCTCTGAAGCAACCTCACCAATCGGCGTTCCTTCAAGCTCTTCCGCTAAACCACACAACCGATTAATCTCTTCAATTGGTGTATACTCATCAATCTCAAAAGGAAGTTCATAATCATGAATCGCATATTCCTCATATTCATTATTTAATCCAATTCGTTCTTTTATCTCATCAAAATCAACAGGTGGTGTAAACCAAGCACCAACTAATTCGCCTTCGTTATATCGACCTAAGTTCGCAATATAAACACGCATCTGTTCCATCGTGACTCCTCCTTACGCACCGACGATTCGATTGAATAAATTGAGTAAGACATCTTTTACACCAGAAGCATTAAAGACCAGACCTACCGCAATCAAGGCAATCACCAGGAAGCCAATCAATTTAGAAAACTCCCGCTTAAATCCTAAAAACAAACCAATGACCACAATTGCCAGTAAGACTAAGGATTGGGCATTGGTTAGAAACCATTGATACAAATTTTGTCCGAAATTCATCTTGTCACTTTCCTCGTAATATATATTTTGAAGAAACTTTCATTCCTTCAATCGCCCTTAGGGGCTATTCCTAATATGTTTAAATAAAATAACGATTACTACTTGGATACTGTAGGATATTCCTGAATAATAAGTCTTGGAAAGGACTTACGGGAAGACGCTATCACCTTCTGCAGTTTTACTGCGACAGAAAGTCTGTGACCCGAACCGTTGGTATAACCTCCAACACACTAGCTGAGTCCATTGACCTCTACCAATCCTAGTAGAGATTGGGTGGCTTAGAGGTTTAATGAATGAAACTCTATTATGCGAGGCTGTCGTTAGACAACGTGATTCTGGGATATCCCACAGTACCCAAGCAATTTCCGAATAATCAATGAAAGGAGGTCCTTCCACATGAAACTATTTGTCGGTTTAGACGTTAGTTCTGAAAAATTAGATGCTTGCTTTATGACAGACGATTCAACTTGCTCTGTTTTAAAAGAAGCATCTTATGGAAATAGTCAACTTGGCGCAAGCCAGATCAAAGAATACATTCTCGAATTTTCTCAAAAATTTGAGATAGAGAGCTTAGTGATTGGAATGGAGGCCACATCTTTATATAGCTTTCATCCAGCTATGTTTTTTAAAGAAGATCTTGAGTTAAATCAATTGAACCTTATGGTTTCAGTTGAACAACCAAATAAAATTAAAAAGTATCGTGATATTTTTGAAGAAAACAAAAACGATCAAATTGATGCTTTTTATATCGCTGACTATTTTCGCATCCAAAGGCAAGTCAACTCCATCATTAAAGAGGAAGAATACCTTGCCCTCCAACACTTAACTAGAACGCGTTATCAGCTAATTAAACAGCTGGTTCGTACAAAGCAACACTTTATCGAAAACATTTATTATAAATGCAACACGCTTTCTAAAGAACTAAAAGCAGAAGGTGGATCCGTTTTAAGTGCCACATTAGTAACTCTAATGACGGAAGATTACACAATGGACCAACTTGCCGAACTGTCATTAGAAGAGTTTGCGAACCTAATTCAAAAACTAGGGAAGTATCGTTTTAAAAATCCCGAAGGAATTGCAAAGGCAATTTCTAAAGCCATACGTAGTTCCTACCGGTTAGGAAAAGTCCATCAGGACTCTGTAGATATTGTTTTGGGTGTTCTAGCCAAAGAAATTCGTAGTCTTGAAAAGTTAATTAAAGACTTAGACAAAGCCATTGACGATTTAGTCGTTGTGCTACCTGAATATCAATGTTTAACCAGTATTCCAGGAATCGGTCCTGTTTATGCTGCGGGTATACTCGCTGAAATTGGCCCTATCAATCGCTTTTCAGATGAAAGCAAATTGGCTAAATATGCCGGTTTATATTGGCGACAGAACCAATCAGGTAACTCTGAGTATGAAAATACTCCTATGGCCAAACGAGGCAATCGTTATCTCCGTTATTATCTAGTTGAAGCCACCAACTCCGTAAGGAGATACGAGCCTGAGTACCATGCGTATTATAAGAAAAAATACGCTGAAACACCCAAGCATAAACACAAACGAGCCATCGTACTAACCGCAAGAAAATTTACGCGTCTGGTGGATACGCTACTACGTAACCATCAACTCTATATGCCACCAAGGAGCGTGATAGATAAATAACAGTATGTTATTGACGCTAATCCTTGGAAGTACCCGAAAAAATTTTTAATTTTGGTCGGGTTTAGTTCAGTGCGCTTCAAAAATTAACTACCTTTAAAAATCTTTTGAAAAATTATCTTGACTTATTACCACTAGACTTTCTTTTCCATTGCTTGGTTCGCCGCTACACTTGCATGCATCAAGCACATCACGGTAACACTAAGCATGCTGCCACCAAATGCCAATAACATATCTTTTACACTTCCTACCACAATTCCTCTTTTCATATAATCAAGTTTTCGATTGCCATACTTTGTTGTTCCAAAATCTTTTTATGCCGGTCTGATAAGCGCGCATTCTGTACCATATCCTGGATATAGGTTGTCTGATTCAACCGATCCAACTCCTTGGCCATCTTCCACGTAGGGGCGACTTGTCTACCTAGCCAATTTAAGGTTCGTTCAATGGTATACGGTTTCGGCTCAGAAGTCAGTTGTATCTCTTTCCGATTCCGTCCAATAAAACGCCCCCATTGTTCATTTAATGGCCAGTTAGTTCGCCTTTTGCCTTCTACTTTATCCGCAAATCGCAAGTAACGATTGATAATGGAAAACGTGGTACTTTCAATGCTACGACCCTTTAACAAATCTTGAATTGCATGATAGGCACGGTCATTTTTTAGTCGAATCTCAAAGCGATTTTTCGTTTCAGTTTTGTCTAATGGAATCCCTAGCTTGATATATTGTTCATAATCTTTTTCGTACAAACAAAAATAAACTTCACTTTTGAGACTGCCAATGTATAAGGTATTCCCCATACCATCCTTTTCATCAGCTTTCAACAGCTCCCCCGAACGGTAACTTTTAAAGGTACGAAACAAGGAAATACATTCTTCCTTCTGACATTTTTTCGTTAAATCAGGAATATCCAATAGCCCTACTAGATCATTGATTGCCAAATCTAAGCGTTTCATTACGCCACCGGCTTTTAGACAATCTTCGAAAAAGTCGTACCAGCTACGCTTTTGGGCGAGTAAAAAAGTTTCAAACTGCCGACAACCACGACCCTTTAATTCCAAAAGAACTCCTTTATCTTCTTCATGAGACAACATCACCACAATATCGCCCATGACATATTGTTCTTGATAGGAGTAAAAGGCGTAATCTTCGTGGAGCATATAATCAAATTTCAGGTGGAGAATCTCTTGAATGATTTTCCGTGCATCCGTTGTGGGGAAACGAATCCTTACATAGTCAAACAGTAACGATAAAGGTAAATCGGGATTAAAACTTTCCAGTTGGTTAAAAATTTTTCTCATGGTTTTTGTAGAGGCAGTTACGCCACCGTTTTCTATCTGATTTAAATAGGGTCGACTAAGCCCACAAGCGGTAGCTAATTTATTTTGCGAAATACCATATTCATTGCGACGATCTTTTAATAACCGATAATCTAAATTCCGTTGTACCAAGTTCTCACCTCCAAATTCAAGGTGTTAACTTTTTCAAATGAGTTAACACCTATGCAAATTACTTAATATCCTTGCTACACCAGCAATTCTTAATCGTTGCTTGCTTATTTCTTGTGTTTTTGTACCCCCCTGTTAGATGCGGGGGGTGAGACATCATGGCCGGCTAGCGCCGTCCATGAACAGGCACAGGACCACGGACGATTTCTGCTTCGCAAATCCTCCGCGGTCAGTGCCTATCAGTTGAGTTGCTGATTGTGATTTCCTTTCCTTCCATATCTACTTTCATTGCATAGAAAAAAACCAAGAACATTTTTGCTCTTGGCTTCTACAACTATTCTCATTTCATATTTATTTTTCTTTATCCAAACCAATCAATTCACGTTGTTTTCGGTTGGATTCATCTGCTACAAATTTAAAGACTGTCTTCAGCTCTTTCGCAGAAGCATTCTTTTGTAATGTGGAAAAGTTACGGTTATACTTTTCCATAATTTCCTCAACTTTTTCTTTCTCAGTCATGTAGCTCTTCCTCCAATATTTCTTTTGTATAACTGATTGGCAATGTCAACTCAACATTATCAATATCCATCAGAAAATCAGAAATCGTATTTTGAAAGTCCTTCACTAAGATATTGATTGTCACTTGATCTTGAAATTTGCTCTTTCACACGCATCAAATTTTTTCGTGATTGGAAAAAAGCATTGATAAAACGCTCTTTAGAAACAAAACGCCCTTCAACCACTTCTCATTTTTTGGTAAAATCCCAAGCAATAAATGGATCTTGATAAACATAATAGACAAGCACATTGTAATTCTTTTTCAGTGCCCGTTCAATATTTTGTTTTACCTTAGAGGTCGCAAAAGTAGCATCAAGAATAAAACTATAGCCTTTTTTAAGAACTAAATCGAGAGCTGCATCTACCAAGAGTGATGATCCTCGTTGAAATTCATCTGAATTATTCCCAACATAACCTGGAAATAATACACGAAACTTATCAGCATCAATCACACAAAGATTACTATTTAATACCGTTAAAGTTTGGGCAGCCTCAGTCTTGCCAGCCCCAGGACTTCCAGCCATAAAAATGGCAGTTTTTTCCTCTTCTTTTTCTTTTCCATCAATAACAGAAGAAATAATTTCCTTCTTGTTCTCCTTGGCATATTGTAAAGAATCATCCTCTGTCATTTTTATTGCACCTCCCTGACACCTTCAAAGCTAGTTTATCATACTTTTAACCCGATGAACTAGTAGATTAAATTTTTCTGTATCTGTCATTTTTCTTTTGATTGTGCTACTTGTTTGATGGATTCTAAGAAATCATACCCTTTTGGCACAAGTGGCGTATAAAACTCACTAATCACACTCCCTCCAGTATCCACATAGCCTCGACCTTTGATGCGTTTCATAAAGAAATTTTTATCAACTTCTCCAAACATCATGGAATACCCGAGTTCACTCATACGACCCAAAGCCACTCGGAAGTTAAATTGATCGCGAATCCCGTCTCCTAAATATTTTGCATCCGGTCTTTGACAAGCCAGAATTAGAAAGAAACCAGACTGACGACCCAACATCACGATTTGTTTGAGCTTATTTAAAATCACCGCACTTTCTTTCGTCGTTAACATTTATAACGATAGGTAAGAATTTGATATAATCTCCATCTTTTCCCCCACTCCACACCGTACGTGAGCCTTTCACCTCATACGGCGTTCCATCTATTTATTTTCTATTGAATGTTTTGCAGATTACACATTTTTCGATAAAGGTTGATTTTTGCTATTTGCTCTGGCAGCAGTTTCAGTTCATTGACGTAGTGATCGATTATCATTTTATTTGTGGTATGGATCAAAAGATGGATATCCTTATGAATAATTCTCAAGTTATCAAATTTGTCGTCTCCACCAAGACTTTTTGGTAAATAGTGATGACAGTGAACGGCTTTTGCTGGCAAAAACTGTTTTGTAATCTCACACTTGCCTGATTTCATTGAGTAACGAGATATTCTATTATCTAAATACTCAACCATTCTATTCAGTATTTTCGATTCCATCAATTTTCTTAATTCTTGGTATACAAGAGACTGTAAGCTTTTGTGCTCCAACCTTTGACGACCAAACGGGGTAAACGGTGTATCTTCCGTATTAAATCCGTAAATTGTTTTTGTAGATACGTCGCAAAGAGGGTACAAATAGACTCCGGCTACTTTATACGTTTTCATCGTTGTCGAGTAAAACTTTTTGTAAGTAGGGGAAGCTTTGTTGGGATAACATCTTGTACTACAATTTGATAATCGGTTATACGTAGTGAATGAAAGAACGTAGTTCATCCTATTCAAATCTAAGTTAATATGAGTGGCATACCTGAAATAATTATGAACACCAAGCACTAGAGCATTAAATAGGAGAGCATTTTGTGCTGTAGGGCTCTTTTGAATATCTTTAATTCTTTGTTTAATCTCTTTTTTAATTTGATTTTTCTTTTTGTCAGAAATATGCGAATTACAAACCCATTTTTCCCCTTTTGTTTCACGCAAATGGTGAATCCTAAAAATTCCGATTTGCGTTTACGCAAGTTGACGATTTTAGACTTCTCATTGGAGATATCTAATTTAAGCCTGTCTTTTAGGTAGAGCTTGACAGCGTGGAACCATTTTAATGCGGACGGATAATCATTAGTCATGATTTTAAAATCATCTGCGTACCTGACAATATAGCCTTGCTTTAGATTTGTATCTCTTAAAGCACGAAATTTATTGTAACCTTTCGTATAGGGATACTTTGTTTCAAAGGTATGCCACTGCTTTGAGACCCAATGGTCTAAGTCGTTTAGAACAACATTAGATAATAGTGGAGAAATGATACCTCCTTGGATCGTTCCTTTGCTCGAAATACCTTCTCCCTGAATGGGTGATTTCAGAGATTTTGAAAGAATAGCTAAGACTCGTTTGTCACAAATTCCTATATTCCATAATTGTTTTATCAGTAAACGGTGATTTACATTATCAAAGAAACCCTTGATATCAATGTCTACTGCATAGTGCATCTTACTGATGTTTATGAGATACATAATGCGACCTAGAGCATGTTTTGCACTTCTCAATGGTCTGAACCCGTAACTATGTTCATAAAACTTTGCTTCACATATTGGCTCCAGTACCTGCTTGAACATCTGTTGGATAATTCGATCAATCATGCATGGAATTCCTAATGGGCGTTTCTCGCCGTTGGGTTTAGGTATCATTACTCGCTTTATGGATTTTGGTTTGTAATTTTCTAACTGACTGAGAATAAGATGTATAAACTCTGCTTGGTTCATTTCCTTATAGTTATCAATTGTGAAGGAGTCCGTTCCTGGTGTCGAAGACCCCTTGTTTGCCTTGATAGTGCGGCATGCTAAAAGAATATTATTTTCAGAAATGATTAACTCGTATAATTGATAAAACTTTTTCCCGTTTTTACTTTGAGTAAATAGCTGATCGAATGTTTCTTGTAGATCGTAATATTCCCAGTAACGTATTTTTGTGTTCAAGCGTGGCACCTCCATAACGGATTTCCCCACGTTCTTACCAGATCCTTGAACTTCATCTGTTTCAACATTCATTGTTATTAAATAGACTTAGGGCTATCCCTCCACGTTTGTTAGACGCTTCATCGGTACTGTGCCCTTACTTTCACAGAAACAAAGCAATTTCGTTATTACTTATATGCACCTATCTAGAAGTAGTCATTTATTTGATAGTTTTCTGCTTACATCGTTCCAATGTTTTTAGCTATCATGTATAACCTTAGGTATCTACTATGAGCCTGTGAAATTATAGCTTCTTCGTTAGCTATCCCGATTTTCATATCATGGAACCTTACTCGTCGGTATTTCACCATACGTCCGTATGTTCCTATCTTTCGACAAGATCAGCCTTTTAGACCCGTACATTCGCAGATTCGTCAGTCATTTTCAGACATTCTTACCATAGTTATCTTTTTCAGCCGCCCGCCCTATAGTCAGCCTTATGCTCAAACACTTAGGCAGATTTCAGACGACTTCACCTAGCTTCATACCAAAACCAATCTACTTCATTGATTAGAGCATGTAGGAGTATTAGCGGAGATGTTTCAGCTCAACTTGAAGGCTTTCATTCCATCTCTCAAAACATTAGTTGTCACTATTGATAATCTCAATAGGCTTCCATTTCACATCTATTCGATGCTTGTAGGAAAACGATTCGCACCCATATAAGCCACGTATTCATCAAAGATTAAAAAGTTTGGTGGAAGTCCAAGATAGGCATAATTTTCTCCTGGTTTGTAGTTGGGCATTTCTTTCATTGCCTTACTACGAGCTATCATGCGTTCATAAAAATCTTCCACACAAGCAGAAATTTCTTCCTTTTGAGAATATACGTGAGGCATCACCGTACCTAAATCAGCTAAATCTGCATTTTTGGGATCGAGGATAAACAATTCTGCATCTGACTTCAATAGTGCTTCGATAATGGTGAGGAGGAAATAGGTCTTCCCCCCACCTGTGCCACCAGCGATTAACATATGGGGTAAAGAATCATAAGCCCATACTTGATTTTTCATCAATCGCAGAGTCCCATTTTCTGCCACTACTTCGTCTATCCCAATTCGATTGGCGATCATATCATACAGTAAAGTATACTCCACATAGGAGTCTTTGAGTTCCTTTTCTACTAACTCACAATACAATCCACTTTCTAGCTTCTTTTCCAACTTCAATAGCTGCTCCTGATATTTCCCTAGTGAAATTTGAACGCGAATAGAAAGTAAACCCTCCTTCATTCGATAATAGATTTTGGGGAAGTAACTGATAGTCTCTCTGGTTCGACTACTATTTAAATCTTTGAAAAAGCCCTCACTTTGAGTTTGTTTCACTTCATACCAATGGTTTTCTAGAATCATCCGAGCTAGTTTTTGCCGATGCCACAAGCTTCGCCAATGATCAGGAAAAAAGTGAATATAAAGCAACAGCATAGCTCCTGAAAAACCGAGACTTCCAAGTAAGCAGATTAACTCCTTCATGGACCAAACAGTTTCAATAGTAGAAAGTGATACCCTAGAAATATCAAATTGTCTAAACTCTTGAAAATAAAAGACACCCATCCAACTGATTAACAAAGCAATTAGCCAGCCAAGAATAAAGTGATAAACCAAATGCTGATCTCTTGCACGTATGCGATGTTCTTTGTACATTTTGATGGTTTCCACCTCCGATCAAAAAACGCCCGATAGGATTTCATTGGGCATTTTCATATAGTTATGCTAGCCATTTATTACTACGGGGAATTGTTTCTTTTCAACCAATTGATTTAAAAAGCCTTCAATGGCATCTGGCATCTCCACACCGATTTCTTCCAAGACGGATTCTGCCTGCCGACATAAGTTTTCATTTACTTCGACAACCATAAAGAAGGACTCTTCTTCTTCTAACCAGTCTTGTACATCAAAGTCGTCTTCACTGTCGCTATTTTCTCCAAGTAAACCTTGATGCATAATCAGAAACATTTTTTCATCATAGGTTAATGCTTTAACGAGTTGTTCCTCAGTTAACTCACCTTTTCCATATTGATCGAGACAATCTAAAATATGTTCAACATTAATTTCCATAATCTTCACCTATTTCTTTCCTTCAATTTGGTTCGTAGAATTTCCTTGATTTGGTTGTCGTTTCAAGACTAAATCGTCTGCCTTAATAAACCAATTGACAGTAGTTCCTTCTCGAAAAACATAATTGGCGACTGTATCCACGATTGGATTGACCAACTCTACCTCTGCATCATAAGCAAACTCGCGTAAGGGCACATTAGCCGGGATACTAACTTGAATCATTCGCCCTTGTGCAGAGGATTTCAAATTATATGTTCGTTCTTTTACCTCATTACTAACCGTTCCATCCTCATTTTGCTTCCGTACTTCTCGGCGTAATGCGGAAAAACGCAACTTTCCAAATGTTAATACTGAATCTACGACAATACCTTCTGTTAATCTCATCTTCTTTTCCTCCTATTCTTTCACTAAATCATCAACATACAACACGTAATCAGTAAACCCACGATTTTCAATCTCATAGCCTTTGGCAACCAAATGGGGATTCACGGCTTTTAGCGGTTGGTCTTGATCAAAATCCTTTTCACCGGCTTCCGCAGCTACTACCACCTCAATATCATCGGCCCGTTGTTTGCTGGAGTATAGATGGTAACTGCGACCAATCACCGTAGTATTCCGTCCATATCCTTCTGTTAAAATTTCTCCTTCACCGGCATAACTTAACTTTCCAAACGTTTCGGCCATATCTGGCACAACAAATTTCAATTCCATCTTCTTTTCCTCTTTTCATTGTTAGTTTTGGATACAAAAATAGCGCGACCACTTTGTTAGGAGGCGGTCGCGCACGTTGGTTCTTAGGATTTACTTGTATCATCTCATCACCTTAGTTACGGCGATTCCAGAAATAATAGCCCGCCGTCGCAAAAATCAAAGTAAAACCAATGAACAGTAAAACATTGGAATTTTTCTCCCCAGTTTGAGGGAATGTCTTCACTGTGGGACTAGATTCTTGATAGCCACTTGGAACAGTTGGTGTTTCCGGTTGTTTCGGCGTACGTGGTGTGGTTGGAACTTTTTTGGGCGTTAAGGTTTGATTTTTTTCTTTTAGATCCTCATTGTGTTTCCCATTGATATTCTCATCTTTATCATAATTGATTTCTGCAAAAGTAAACTTAGTACTTTCTGGAAACTTTCCGGTATCTACTTTTTCCGCAAGCATAGTTTTGGTAAATTCTTTATCATTTACTTCATAATCAATCTTGCCTGATTTCCAAATTTCTTTGTTTGTACCATCCGGTAGTAGTGCATACAGAATTGTTTCGAAAGCCTCTTTTGAGCCATCCAGCACATCATGGGTAATCGATACATCATCAAACATATCCACCACATCACCATGAGTAAAGGTCTGAGAACCATCTTCTAGGTGGGCTTTTGTTTGGATGGAAACATGACGTTCCACCGTACAATTAACAGTTTGGGCTTGATTATTCAAGCTAGCATCCTTCGCTACTGGCTCATCGCCTGCTTCAAAAGCTTCCTTGTTTTCATACACATAGTTAAACAAGACGATAGTTTTATCCAAAACTTGTTCGGTCGTTAATTTATGCCGAATTTTCCAAGTACCTGTTTTCTCTTTGTTCGCCAAAGTGGTCGTTGTTTCGGCAATTACCACTGGTTTGGCTTTTTCATCTTTTTCTTGAGCATCTTTTGTGGCTTCTACATCAATGGCTTGCGCTACCACATACCAGTCTTCTTTAATTTCATGTAAGTTATAACTCAATTTATCAACGAGTTCAGTAGAATCAAGAGTACTCAATTCTTTGTTTCCGTCCTTCCAAGTTGCAAGAGAAGTCAAACTATCTTCTTCCTCAGGCAAATCATAGAGCATCAAACGGTTCAAACTAACAGAAAATGCTTTGTTCGTCAGCTTTTCGTAAGGAACGGTCACCGTTTTAATTGGTTGCTTTTGGCCTTGTTCGGTAATGGTAAAGACATACTCACTCTTCACAAAGTCTTCTTTGTTTTCCTTAAAAGTAGAACGGATTTCTAATGGCGTAATTTTTTGAAATCCTTCTGGCGCTTCTACTTCTTCAAGTAAATAATCCCCATAAGGAAGATTTTCAAACTTGCCGTAGCCATCAAAGCCTAATTGCTCATTATAAGCTGTGATTGCTTCATCTTCAGCACCTGTGATCTCATTGGTCCCTTCTAATGGCGACACTTTAAAGGTTAAGTCATTAAACCCAGTTTCGGCAGTGCCAGCGGCTGATCCGGCAAATTTGAAGAAATCAAACCCAAAACGAATAATCTGTTCTTTTGCCGTAACATCTCGGGTAATCACGGCATTTTTTTCGTTATCATCTACCTTTTTGATAGAAACAGGATACTTCGTTTCATCCAAGGTATATCCTTCAGGTGCTTTGGTTTCTTGCCAGTAGTACTCGTTGATGGCTAAGTGTTTAAAGGCAGCTTGATTCTTTTCATCTAAAGCCAGAGTCACTGTTTCATCAGAAGCTTTCGTTCCCTTTACCAATTCTGGTTTAAAAGCTTCACTCCATTTAACCGCTTTTCCATCCTTAGCAGTAAACAAGGTATATTCAGTCCCCTCAAAGACTGCCCTGCCTTGTGTTTTATCTCCAGTATCCTTGTCTTCTTTTATCAGAGTTGTTTCCCCAGTAATTTCTTGGTTTTGCCCTTTGATATTGCTGGTCACAAGGGCCACGGTTTGATTGGCATACTTCAATTCGACTTTTACTGCTTTAAAGGTATTCACGAAGCCATTAGATGCTTTGGTTTCGGTCACGTAGTAAGTTCCCAATTCCAATGCATTAGCAATCTCTTTTGGTGTTTCTGCATGACCTTTTTCATCCGTGGTCATTTCTTGAACAATTTCACCAGTAGGACTGTCCTTGCGAATAGCAAACGTGTTTCCAGCTAAAGAGTAATTGTCGTTCCAAAGATCACTTCCTGTTTCAATCCCGGTTTTATCCAGAATGATTTGACCTTTTTCCCGCGTATTTTTTGAAGTCATAAAAATGGTTTCGCCTACTTTAATCGTAGCAGTCATGGGTATGGTATCAATCGTATAAGGCGCCGGCACCGATTTTTCGGTAATGGTTACCTTTGTACCATGAG from Enterococcus faecalis includes the following:
- a CDS encoding antirestriction protein ArdA, with the translated sequence MEQMRVYIANLGRYNEGELVGAWFTPPVDFDEIKERIGLNNEYEEYAIHDYELPFEIDEYTPIEEINRLCGLAEELEGTPIGEVASEIQHAFFNSFEEMVEHLDNIVYYPDCNDMSDLAYYLIEETGALGEVPTHLQNYIDYEAYGRDLEIEGNYLVTSRGVFELCE
- a CDS encoding reverse transcriptase domain-containing protein, translated to MPRLNTKIRYWEYYDLQETFDQLFTQSKNGKKFYQLYELIISENNILLACRTIKANKGSSTPGTDSFTIDNYKEMNQAEFIHLILSQLENYKPKSIKRVMIPKPNGEKRPLGIPCMIDRIIQQMFKQVLEPICEAKFYEHSYGFRPLRSAKHALGRIMYLINISKMHYAVDIDIKGFFDNVNHRLLIKQLWNIGICDKRVLAILSKSLKSPIQGEGISSKGTIQGGIISPLLSNVVLNDLDHWVSKQWHTFETKYPYTKGYNKFRALRDTNLKQGYIVRYADDFKIMTNDYPSALKWFHAVKLYLKDRLKLDISNEKSKIVNLRKRKSEFLGFTICVKQKGKNGFVIRIFLTKRKIKLKKRLNKELKIFKRALQHKMLSYLML
- a CDS encoding YdcP family protein; translated protein: MRLTEGIVVDSVLTFGKLRFSALRREVRKQNEDGTVSNEVKERTYNLKSSAQGRMIQVSIPANVPLREFAYDAEVELVNPIVDTVANYVFREGTTVNWFIKADDLVLKRQPNQGNSTNQIEGKK
- a CDS encoding YdcP family protein; its protein translation is MELKFVVPDMAETFGKLSYAGEGEILTEGYGRNTTVIGRSYHLYSSKQRADDIEVVVAAEAGEKDFDQDQPLKAVNPHLVAKGYEIENRGFTDYVLYVDDLVKE
- a CDS encoding HNH endonuclease, coding for MKTYKVAGVYLYPLCDVSTKTIYGFNTEDTPFTPFGRQRLEHKSLQSLVYQELRKLMESKILNRMVEYLDNRISRYSMKSGKCEITKQFLPAKAVHCHHYLPKSLGGDDKFDNLRIIHKDIHLLIHTTNKMIIDHYVNELKLLPEQIAKINLYRKMCNLQNIQ
- the mobT gene encoding MobT family relaxase, translating into MVQRNLDYRLLKDRRNEYGISQNKLATACGLSRPYLNQIENGGVTASTKTMRKIFNQLESFNPDLPLSLLFDYVRIRFPTTDARKIIQEILHLKFDYMLHEDYAFYSYQEQYVMGDIVVMLSHEEDKGVLLELKGRGCRQFETFLLAQKRSWYDFFEDCLKAGGVMKRLDLAINDLVGLLDIPDLTKKCQKEECISLFRTFKSYRSGELLKADEKDGMGNTLYIGSLKSEVYFCLYEKDYEQYIKLGIPLDKTETKNRFEIRLKNDRAYHAIQDLLKGRSIESTTFSIINRYLRFADKVEGKRRTNWPLNEQWGRFIGRNRKEIQLTSEPKPYTIERTLNWLGRQVAPTWKMAKELDRLNQTTYIQDMVQNARLSDRHKKILEQQSMAIENLII
- a CDS encoding IS110 family transposase — its product is MKLFVGLDVSSEKLDACFMTDDSTCSVLKEASYGNSQLGASQIKEYILEFSQKFEIESLVIGMEATSLYSFHPAMFFKEDLELNQLNLMVSVEQPNKIKKYRDIFEENKNDQIDAFYIADYFRIQRQVNSIIKEEEYLALQHLTRTRYQLIKQLVRTKQHFIENIYYKCNTLSKELKAEGGSVLSATLVTLMTEDYTMDQLAELSLEEFANLIQKLGKYRFKNPEGIAKAISKAIRSSYRLGKVHQDSVDIVLGVLAKEIRSLEKLIKDLDKAIDDLVVVLPEYQCLTSIPGIGPVYAAGILAEIGPINRFSDESKLAKYAGLYWRQNQSGNSEYENTPMAKRGNRYLRYYLVEATNSVRRYEPEYHAYYKKKYAETPKHKHKRAIVLTARKFTRLVDTLLRNHQLYMPPRSVIDK
- a CDS encoding DUF3789 domain-containing protein, encoding MKRGIVVGSVKDMLLAFGGSMLSVTVMCLMHASVAANQAMEKKV